A stretch of Brachyhypopomus gauderio isolate BG-103 chromosome 3, BGAUD_0.2, whole genome shotgun sequence DNA encodes these proteins:
- the kifl gene encoding putative LOC110439812 homolog produces the protein MYVRSGAGNTTLSLNFMGKKLRNHMVAPAAKQRAWVTTNPSQNEEGAGPSSRAVQAAPPVRVGAELPGSVPDLREELQYPRPCNMQKTHLDQEADPGSNEAAVSHQVRDSEDEASLDVKIFIPYDSAKLCITQITNDMVAMRTRHLEMVQELEENFLTAAQENQEKAVVRIRAHYQTKLNALKRVLHIYQEKVESRSSLWREEIRSLQCVNKRLQDEQTALQERSRQDSTAWDREKSKMMELFSSRLDLLHNHQASTLQELRMARAEMGHVQELLQTSQQAREATEVKDGSNTEAPLEGAQARLKVLRDGLQKREREISVLMEGGVQSTMAQSPYAHLLAAVVDQAHSVYTEVTEARQQFDQMAESNLKALAEAREGLASSRGETTPTEPTQRKDQLEVSEADHLSAERLCEVTQVALQCIRTGAAPTPQGSVNQGDLAVLDESVKTFEENFRKSDFLNSEPGKSVSQQLLLLQAELKQVKDENKKMVEHYTAERTLRKKYYNMVEDMKGKIRVLCRIRPQTRAELARGTCTIVSCLDDYSVILETPRGPREFQFDRIFSADSTQEEVFQESSRLIQSAIDGFNVCIFAYGQTGSGKTFTMVGDRELKNPGIIPRTFGKIFEIIQENEMKFEFKVSASMLELYNDRLQDLFVSPAEALTKRIDIKKDKKGLVFAQGAESKHAASAGELFALFELGCANRHIAATKMNVESSRSHLIISITLESRNLTNGGVSFGKLNLVDLAGSERAAKTGARDDQLKEANSINKSLSALGDVISALAMEQAHVPYRNNKLTQLMQDSLGGNAKTLMFLNISPSDCNLDETLTSLIYASRVKAITNYAQRNMESKEIAQLKEMILKLKSGQPVEEEDI, from the exons ATGTACGTACGCTCAGGTGCAGGAaacaccaccctgtctctaaacttcATGGGGAAGAAGTTACGAAATCACATGGTTGCCCCTGCTGCTAAGCAAC GTGCGTGGGTTACCACCAACCCATCCCAGaatgaggagggggcggggccatccTCCAGAGCAGTGCAGGCGGCACCGCCAGTGCGTGTGGGGGCGGAGCTACCGGGCAGCGTGCCAGACCTGAGGGAGGAGCTTCAGTACCCCCGACCCTGTAACATGCAGAAGACTCACCTAGACCAGGAGGCGGATCCCG GGTCAAACGAAGCAGCCGTCAGCCATCAGGTGAGAGACAGTGAAGATGAAGCTTCACTTGACGTGAAGATTTTCATCCCATACGACTCTGCCAAGCTGTGTATAACCCAA ATCACCAATGACATGGTGGCCATGAGGACCAGACATCTAGAGATGgttcaggagctggaggagaatTTTCTCACGGCAGCTCAAGAGAACCAG GAGAAGGCGGTGGTCAGGATCAGAGCCCATTACCAGACCAAACTAAACGCTCTGAAGAGGGTGCTGCACATCTAccaggagaaggtggagagCAGGAGCAGCCTGTGGAGGGAGGAGATCAGG AGCCTGCAGTGCGTGAACAAGAGGCTGCAGGATGAGCAGACGGCTCTACAGGAGCGCAGCAGACAGGACTCCACAGCCTGGGACAGAGAGAAG AGCAAGATGATGGAGCTCTTCTCCTCTCGCTTAGACCTGCTCCACAACCACCAGGCCTCCA CTCTGCAAGAGCTGCGGATGGCGAGGGCGGAGATGGGCCACGTGCAGGAGCTCCTGCAGACCTCCCAGCAGGCCAGAGAAGCCACAGAAGTAAAG GATGGGAGTAACACAGAAGCACCACTAGAGGGAGCCCAGGCCCGTCTGAAGGTTCTGAGAGATGGTCTACAAAAGAGAGAGCGGGAGATCTCCGTGCTGATGGAGGGAGGTGTACAGAGCACCATGGCACAGTCCCCATACGCTCACCTCCTCGCTGCTGTAGTAGACCAG GCCCATTCTGTCTACACAGAGGTAACTGAGGCAAGGCAGCAGTTCGACCAGATGGCGGAGAGCAACTTGAAGGCTCTGGCTGAGGCTAGAGAGGGTCTGGCATCATCACGGGGGGAGACCACCCCCACAGAGCCAACACAGCG GAAGGACCAATTAGAAGTCAGCGAAGCTGATCACCTGAGTGCAGAGAGGCTGTGTGAAGTCACTCAGGTGGCCCTGCAGTGCATCCGAACAGGGGCGGCACCCACTCCCCAGg GGTCTGTCAACCAAGGTGATTTGGCAGTGCTGGATGAGAGCGTCAaa ACCTTTGAGGAGAACTTCAGAAAGAGCGACTTCCTGAACTCCGAGCCTGGGAAGAGCGTTAGTCAGCAGCTGCTGCTCCTGCAAGCCGAG CTGAAACAGGTCAAGGACGAGAACAAGAAAATGGTGGAGCACTACACTGCGGAGCGGACTCTGAGGAAGAAGTACTACAACATGGTGGAGGACATGAAAG GTAAGATCCGGGTGTTGTGCCGTATACGGCCTCAGACACGAGCAGAGCTGGCGAGGGGCACCTGCACCATAGTGTCATGCCTGGATGATTATTCAGTCATCCTGGAAACTCCTCGAGGCCCTCGAGAATTTCAGTTTGACAGGATCTTCTCTGCGGACAGCACACAGGAGGAGGTGTTTCAGGAATCCAGCAG GCTAATCCAATCGGCGATCGATGGTTTCAACGTGTGCATCTTTGCTTATGGCCAGACTGGGTCTGGGAAGACCTTCACTATGGTGGGAGACAGAGAGCTTAAAAACCCTGGAATAATCCCCAGAACCTTTGGCAAGATCTTTGAAATTATCCAGGAGAACGAGATGAAATTTGAGTTCAAG GTCTCAGCCTCTATGCTGGAGCTGTACAATGATCGGCTGCAGGATCTATTTGTGAGCCCGGCTGAGGCCCTGACCAAGCGCATTGACATCAAGAAGGACAAAAAGGGGCTGGTGTTCGCCCAGGGGGCCGAGTCAAAGCACGCAGCCAGCGCCGGCGAGCTCTTCGCCCTCTTTGAGCTGGGCTGCGCCAACCGCCACATAGCTGCCACCA AGATGAATGTGGAGAGCTCTCGCTCTCACTTGATCATCAGCATCACGCTGGAGAGCCGCAACCTGACCAATGGTGGCGTGAGCTTCGGGAAGCTCAACCTCGTCGACCTGGCGGGCAGCGAGAGAGCAGCAAAGACAGGCGCCCGGGACGACCAGCTCAAG GAGGCCAACTCTATCAACAAGTCTCTGAGTGCACTGGGGGACGTGATCTCTGCGTTGGCAATGGAGCAGGCCCACGTGCCCTACCGCAACAACAAGCTGACCCAGCTCATGCAGGACTCGCTGGGCGGCAATGCCAAAACTCTCATGTTCCTCAACATCTCACCTTCTGACTGCAACCTGGACGAGACTCTTACCTCACTCAT CTATGCTTCCCGAGTGAAGGCTATAACAAACTACGCCCAGAGGAACATGGAGAGCAAAGAGATTGCTCAGCTCAAAGAG ATGATTTTGAAACTAAAGTCGGGACAACCAGTAGAAGAGGAAGACATTTGA
- the LOC143510048 gene encoding transmembrane channel-like protein 2-B, which translates to MPRLKNDIAINMINAGMDIDAEFNSESDEDYNKRAKTRKKAKPATRQHTQRWAADSEEEEEDEGLHERRSAKKKKESGRDGEDRRRGGRAETAREKNASEKSGEPRGSTMRGRRRSRKEEEYENKKEKKGSYKGRKEKGEDKRGKGTPCSSLSSSDSDSESLSEGELAELLEEVEEKKKLIGTLRSKPWHMKKRLRSFKQAQEFIEAFETVMGNVKGTSIYTFKAMMNKKLNKLQQEFENLKKMFTPWQGKIKKIESHFGSTVASYFIFLRWLFLTNLIPLGLVVGLIIIPEALWGAPHGSIPRKTIPRNEQASAMDFDVLYEYGGYLKYSPFFYGYYDNKEKIGYFGYPLPMAYLLLGLILFIYILVVVIRVMAKNASESDNIGDEDVFKFSWKVFTSWEYVIGNTETAEEKSAAITFGFKESLVDDLRHFKNENPYKRWFLRFVANVLILSCLTGSGYLIYTVAKRQQKFSKMDRSQVSWLQKNEVEVVIALLGMFIPPLFEGISELEDYHPRVALWWQLSRLFALFVGNIYTFVFTVIGDVTDQLQTEMMIKNGSNFALQQYYENYTLYYNVTENIPPPHTDPADVIRGPCWETQVGIGFLKLIVSDLQVAYLSILVSDIIRGLLVRYLNYCWCWDLEAIYPSYGEFDISSNVLAIIFNQGMVL; encoded by the exons ATGCCACGTCTGAAAAACGACATTGCAATAAATATGATCAATG CTGGAATGGATATTGATGCAGAGTTTAACAGCGAAAGTGATG AGGACTACAACAAGAGAGCAAAAACCAGAAAGAAAGCCAAACCTGCCACCCGTCAACACACACAGCGCTGGGCAGCAgacagcgaggaggaggaggaggacgagggccTTCACGAGCGCCGAAGTGCAAAGAAGAAAAAGGAGAGCGGCAGGGACGGCGAGGACCGTCGACGTGGCGGGCGGGCGGAGACGGCCCGCGAGAAGAACGCATCTGAGAAGAGCGGGGAGCCGAGAGGGAGCACGATGAGAGGGAGAAGAAGGAGCAGAAAGGAGGAGGAGTATGAGAACAAAAAGGAGAAGAAGGGCAGCTACAAAGGAAGGAAAGAAAAGGGTGAAGACAAACGGGGAAAGGGCACCCCCTGCAG CTCACTCTCGTCCAGTGATTCGGACTCCGAGTCCCTGTCGGAAGGTGAACTGGCTGAGTTGCTGGAAGAAGTGGAAGAGAAGAAGAAATTGATTGGCACACTGCGGAGCAAACCATGGCACATGAAGAAGAGACTCCGTAGCTTTAA GCAAGCCCAGGAGTTTATAGAGGCGTTTGAAACCGTAATGGGCAATGTGAAGGGGACCAGCATctacacttttaaagccatgaTGAACAAG AAACTGAACAAGTTGCAGCAAGAGTTTGAAAACTTGAAGAAGATGTTCACTCCTTGGCaagggaaaataaaaaaaatagaaa GTCACTTTGGCTCTACGGTGGCGTCCTACTTCATCTTCCTCAGGTGGCTGTTTCTCACCAATCTTATTCCGCTTGGCCTAGTGGTGGGGCTTATCATAATTCCTGAG GCTCTGTGGGGGGCACCACATGGCTCTATTCCGAGGAAAACAATCCCTAGGAATGAGCAGGCCAGCGCCATGGACTTTGATGTCCTCTATGAATATGGC GGATATTTGAAGTACTCTCCTTTCTTTTATGGTTACTATGACAACAAGGAAAAGATTGGATACTTTGGGTATCCCCTACCCATGGCATATTTACTACTTGGACTCATACTTTTCATCTATATCCTGGTGGTAGTGATCAGGGT GATGGCGAAGAATGCGAGTGAGTCAGATAACATTGGAGACGAGGATGTCTTCAAGTTCTCCTGGAAGGTTTTCACAAGCTGGGAATACGTCATCGGGAACACGGAGACAGCAGAAGAAAAGAGTGCTGCCATCACATTTGGCTTCAAG GAATCTTTAGTTGACGACTTGAGGCACTTCAAGAACGAGAACCCATATAAAAGGTGGTTTCTGCGCTTTGTCGCCAACGTGCTAATCCTGTCCTGCCTGACAGGAAGTGGATATCTTATATATACTGTGGCAAAAAGACAGCAAAAGTTTTCCAAAATGGATCGCAGTCAAGTATCCTGGTTGCAGAAAAATGAG GTGGAGGTTGTCATTGCACTATTAGGCATGTTTATCCCGCCTCTGTTTGAGGGCATTTCTGAGCTGGAAGACTACCACCCCCGCGTTGCCCTGTGGTGGCAGCTTAGTCGCCTGTTTGCCCTTTTCGTGGGCAACATTTACACCTTTGTGTTTACTGTGATCGGAGATGTCACTGACCAG CTACAAACCGAGATGATGATAAAGAATGGAAGCAACTTTGCTCTGCAGCAGTACTATGAAAACTACACACTGTACTACAACGTGACGGAGAACATCCCCCCGCCACACACTGACCCTGCCGATGTCATCAGGGGACCCTGCTGGGAGACCCAAGTGGGCATT GGGTTTTTGAAGCTAATAGTATCAGATCTGCAAGTGGCGTATCTCAGCATCCTGGTCTCAGACATCATCAGAGGTTTGCTTGTTCGCTACCTCAACTACTGCTGGTGCTGGGACCTGGAGGCCATATAT CCATCTTATGGAGAGTTTGACATCAGCTCAAATGTACTCGCCATCATTTTCAACCAGGGAATGGTCTTGTAA